In Corythoichthys intestinalis isolate RoL2023-P3 chromosome 4, ASM3026506v1, whole genome shotgun sequence, a genomic segment contains:
- the snx10b gene encoding sorting nexin-10B has translation MQQVISVWVRDPRIQKNDFWHAYMDYEVCLHTNSVFFTKKISRVRRRFSEFVWLRQRLQANSMLMAQVPQLPPKNPFFSLNNAQQISDRMAGLQSFLEQILKSPLLLSDSCLHLFLQSQLSVAKMEACAAGRTRYSVAEAVQCCSVRRFLSLEDLQKDATLSGNSDSDIFECISKASSDHMRTEQEPSVCCSSDSL, from the exons ATGCAGCAGGTCATCAGCGTGTGGGTTCGAGATCCACGCATCCAAAAGAATGACTTTTGGCATGCTTATATGGACTATGAAGTTTGTTTGCAT ACGAACAGCGTGTTCTTCACTAAGAAGATCTCAAGAGTGCGAAGGAGGTTCAGTGAGTTTGTGTGGCTTCGACAAAGGCTTCAAGCAAACTCCATGCTGAT GGCGCAAGTGCCCCAGCTTCCCCCGAAGAACCCCTTTTTCAGCTTGAACAACGCACAACAGATCTCTGACCGCATGGCGGGCCTCCAGAGCTTCTTGGAACA GATCCTCAAGAGCCCGCTGCTCCTGTCGGACAGCTGCCTGCACCTTTTCTTGCAGTCGCAGCTCAGCGTGGCCAAGATGGAGGCCTGCGCCGCGGGAAGAACGCGCTACTCTGTAGCTGAGGCGGTGCAGTGTTGCAGTGTCAGGAGGTTTCTGTCCCTAGAGGACTTGCAGAAGGATGCAACCTTGTCCGGCAACTCTGACTCAGACAT CTTCGAGTGCATAAGCAAGGCATCATCTGATCACATGCGGACCGAGCAGGAGCCAAGTGTCTGTTGTTCCTCTGATTCTCTATGA